Proteins co-encoded in one Pseudochaenichthys georgianus chromosome 22, fPseGeo1.2, whole genome shotgun sequence genomic window:
- the id3 gene encoding DNA-binding protein inhibitor ID-3, translating to MKAISPVRSVRSCYKAVCCISEQSLAISRNKHSCLEEPLGALCDMNDCYSKLKELVPSIPQNKSVSQVEILQHVIDYIFDLQIALEAEDTATPEMVLSIKTADLARNFSKEEGRLCH from the exons ATGAAAGCCATCAGTCCCGTCCGTTCGGTGAGGAGTTGCTACAAGGCCGTGTGCTGCATTTCGGAGCAGAGTCTCGCCATTAGCCGGAATAAACACTCGTGTCTGGAGGAGCCGCTGGGCGCCCTGTGCGATATGAACGACTGCTACTCCAAGCTGAAGGAGCTGGTACCGAGCATCCCGCAGAACAAGTCGGTCAGCCAAGTGGAGATCCTCCAACACGTTATCGACTACATCTTCGACCTGCAGATCGCACTGGAGGCTGAGGACACAGCGACGCCGGAGATGGTTCTCTCAATAAAG ACTGCGGACCTTGCTCGCAATTTCTCCAAAGAAGAAGGGCGGTTGTGCCACTAG